The genomic region GAAGCCCAACTTCCCCAAGGGAATTGATAAGCTGGGAATAAAATACAACGACAATGGAATAGTTGTTAATGACTTACTGCAAACGACTAACTCGAGAGTTTATTCCGCAGGGGACGTAATAGATAAGGAAAAGAAAGTAGCCCACGTTGCAATGCTTGAAGGAATAATTTCTGCATTAAACTCCTCTGGAAAAATGGAGAGGATCGACTATTTTTCAGTTCCCCAAGTAGTCTACACTGATCCGCAAATAGGCATAGTGGGAAATAGAAAGCTAGCAGTAAAGGAGTGCAAGTTCCCTTTATCTGCAACGACTAGGGCTATAATAAAAGGCTTAAGAGAAGGTTACGCAAAAATAGGCGTAGACGAGAAAGGTAAAATAGTCTACGGAGAAGTAGTTGCAGACGTTGCAGAAGAACTTGTCAACGAGTTGGCAATTGCAATAAAGGCAGGAATGACTTGCAAAGACCTAGCTTTGACAGCTTTAGTCCACCCGTCATTATCTGAAAGCATGATAAACGCATGCAGAGGATTCTTTAACTTAGACGTAGATAGATTTAAGGATAAAAATGCTTGAAAAATACTTGGAAGAAAAAGGTTACAAGTTGAAGAATGAAGGAGATAAGAAAGTCGTTGATATGAATGATTACTCCTTTTATATTATAGGAGGAAATAAGTGCGTCTTTCCAATCCCCTTACCTACAGGAAAGGAAAGCTTAGACGATTTAGTTACTATGGGCATTCAATACGCAAGGGCTTCAAGGCTAGTACAAAGCTTAGGTTCTCCAGTATCTTACTCTGTGGAAGGTTCATCGGTTTTGGTAATTAAGGAATTTAAGGACGAGAACGAGTTAGAAAGTAAGCTGATAGACGCAATGGATAAAATAGAAAGTTTGAGGTATTTCATATGAGCTACGACCCAATAATTAAACAGTACTCTAACGTGATAAAAGGGCTAAAAATTGAGGAATGCCTAGCAGACGACCTCTTTGATGAAATGAAGGTAAATAATGAAATAGTGAAGATAGAAGGCTGTAATAGGCCTGTAATTAAAGTAGAAAAAGAAGGAAGAAAGTTCTTCACTTACTACGGAGTACCAGAAATTAACGAACTCTGGCCTTTCCTCAACGCTTTGGTTAGGATTTCTTCTAATACTGTACACTTGCAGGCGGATGAAATGGAATTAGCAAAGAAGTTGAAAGGAAACTTAAAGCTCTTCGTTACTGCAACCTGTACTCATTGCCCCGCAGTCGCAGAGCTATTTTACCAAATTTCAATAATTAATGAGAGCGTAAACCTTGAGATATATGACGTGGACGTTTATGAGGAGTACATAGATAAATACCACGTGCTAAGTACTCCTAAAATAGTATATAATGAAAAAGAATTTCCATCATTTCCACCTTTAATACTCTTAAAAATGCTTGCAAAGAGTACACAGTAATTTTTTCTCAAAGACGTAAAATCATTTTTAATCTAACGCGGAACCTATTTTGATCTAAAGTTGAGAAGTAAGAGAAGGAAAAATTCTTCTAGGGTAAGTTTTAATATGCACAACGTAAAGCTACTTAGATTTGCAGGAGTATGGAAAGACGTTGAGATAAACTTGAATGACCTGGGAGAAATGTGGTCATGGTGAAGGCTAGATGAAAAGAGATAAGAAATTTCTGCTTATGATTAGAAGAGCAATAATAAAATACATTACGCCTTCTTCTACTTACTTTCAGAAAACAATAACTTTTACTCCCTCTTTCTCAGCAAATTCCTTAACCTTATCATCTGCAGTTATTAAATAATAATTAAGGTCTTTAGCCAAAAGTAATGCCTCAGTTTCCTCAATGCTTAACCCTTCTAAAGGTTGGAATTTATGAGAGTAAGCCAAAACCTTAACTCCTTCATCCAAAGCCTTATCAACATCTATCCCTTCCTTTAGTGCAAAAGATAAGCCTGAGGTCGTAATTATTAAGGAATATTTTCCTTTAAACTTTTCAACAATCTCGTCTAATCTTTTAAAAAGATTTGGAGATATTACAGCGTACTCCATGATTTAAAGTAGAATAGAGACGATTAAAAGCTCTTCTTACCAGTTTTTCATATTTCAACTCATCTAAAGAAAAAGAGCTTTAATTAAGAATGATTCTTAACAAAAATGGAATAAAAAGTTTTCAAAATTTCATCGACTTCTTCCTTAACTCTTTCAGCATTTCCCTTAGTTTCCTCCTCTGGATTATCTTTCTTTCCTAGATAGCCTAAAATGTATTCAAACATACATAAAGCAGAGCTCTCACCGTAACCTCCGCCACCGTATGATATTACCTTAAAATTCAGCTCTTTCTGAAGCCTCCTAACCTTCTGACCTAGATAATTGAAGGAATTAGCAGACAAATTAAGGAAATGTAAGCTGTCATCCTTATGACCGTCAACTCCAGCGTTTACCAAAAGGTAATCAGGGCGGAAGTCCTCCAAAACCTGAGTAACTCTCAAAGCCTCAGCAAAGGCATCATCTCCAGAACCCCTAGGTAATTGGACGTTCAAATTCAACCCCTTTCCTTTGCCTTCTCCTATTTCGTCCATTTTACCGTCTCCGGGGAAGAAATGGCCGTCGTAACCAAAGATGTTTATCTTCAGGATCTCGTCGTTGTAAAGTATCCTCTGTATTCCGTTACCGTGGTGGGCGTCAACGTCGAGTATTGCAACTCTCCTAGTTTTACTCAGAATTTTTGCTGCAATTGCGATATCGTTTATAGGACAGAACCCCATTGCTCTACAAGGTAATGCGTGGTGAAAACCACCTAGAGGAATGTAAATGAAATCCAGGAAGGAAGAGAATTTAATTGTTGTAAGACTCCCACCTAGGATTAAAAGTATGTCGTCAAACATCCCTGGATAATGAACAGTGTCTCCTTCGTCTAAAAAACCTATGTAAGGAGAATTACTCGCTTCCTTCAGTTTTCTCAAGTATTCCTTGGAATGGACTATGAGTAAATCCTCTTCCTTCGCAGGCTCAGGTTTAATGAAGAGAATTTCATCTTTTATTCCATCAAGGAGTTCCCTAAACTTCCTTATCCTAGCTTTGGCTATATCCCTTATCATGGGGTGAGAAAAGGAAATATTAAGAAACCTATCGTCCCAAATTACTCCTATCATTTTAGCAACCGGTAAAGTCGCTTAAGTCAACTTTCTTCTTTTCTCCCTTCTTCTCTATAATTAGAGTAAAAACTCCGTCTTTTTCCTCGTGTTGAAGAACTTGACAGTTAGCTAAATCCATGAGCTGGAGCAACATTTCGTCGCATTTAGGATCTTTATATAGGACCTTTAGCTGTTCCCCTCCTTTTATTTCCATTATCTTTGCCGAAACTTTGAGGAAAGGTTCTGGGCATTCGAGGCTTACCAAGTTTAGTTCTTCCATAAAATTATGAAAATCAAAAAAGTAAATAAGTTTTTACAAAGTTGGGGGTTAAGGGGGCGGAAAGCCTCGCCAGATGGATAGCCCCTTATATTTAAATAATTCTTTTTCTTAAATTCCATTAATGGCTAGGAGGGGAAATAAAGCGATCAGAGCAACTGTTTCGATGAAGATCGCTCTATCTGATTCCCTCCTAGCCCTTGTTAATAACTACGTTAAAGCACTCCGTTTCACCCTATTCTGGCTGAAGGAAAATGTGAAAAATCCGGAAGAGAAGGGAGTGCTTTCGAAAGTCCACGAGGAGTTGTATGAGAAGTTAAGAGGAGAATACAATCTGCCATCAAAGGTTGCTGAGGACTGCTATAGGGATGCCCTCTCAATATACAAGGGTTGGTATAATAATCCTAGGAGGGGACGTTTCCCGAGAGTGTATAAGCCAACTGTTTGGCTAACTCCTAAAGCGAGTTATAGCGTGAACTTCGAGAGAATGACTGTTAGGATTGCTGGTGTAGGTGAACTACCAATCTTGGGATATCCTAGAAACCTTAAGGAGTACCTGAGTTGGAGGATGAAGGAGGCTAGGTTAGTGGTTAAGGATGGAAAGGCTTTCCTAAAAGTAGTTTTTGAGAAAGAGGAAGAAGGGAAAGTTGAGCCAAAGGAAAGTATTGCCGTAGACATTAACATGGCTGACATAGTAGTTGGGAAGGACGATAAGAACTACGTTAGGATTCCAACTCGTCTCGAAGAGGTTCACCACTGGAAGTCTTTAGCTGAAAGTCTACAAAGGAAGTACCCAAGGAGGTGGAGGGAGAATAAGAGGATCCTAAACAGGATTCACTCCTTCCATCAAAAGGCTAGGAGAATCATGGAGGATTTTGCTAGAAAAGTGGGGAAATGGGTTGTTGAAGTAGCGAGAATGATGGGTTCTAACGTCATTAAGTTAGAGAACCTCAGGAACCTCATTAAGAACGTGGAAAAGCTACCTAAGGAGTTCCACGATAAACTGTATCTTATGCAGTATCGTCGTTTGCAGTATTGGATTTCTTGGCAGGCTAAGAAGCATGGAATGATTGTTGAGTTTGTTAATCCCAGTTATTCATCAGTCTCATGCCCTAAGTGTGGGCAAAAGATGGTTGAGGTTTCCCATCGTTGGTTTAAGTGTTCATGTGGTTATGAGAATGATAGGGATGTAATTGCTGTAGTTAATTTAAATGGGAGGGGTTCTCTGAGCCTCTCGACTGCCCCTCAAATGAGGGATGTAAGAGCGAATCGATGAGGGGAACCCTCGCTGGCGGGGAGGAAGTCAGCTATATATCATTATCTCCATGTATAACATTGACAAGGCTAAGTTAGGAAAGCCTTTTAGCTCTCAATACATGGTAAGGTTATGAAGTGTGAAATCAACTTTTCAGATGTTCTTCCTCCTTCTTTAGACGACTTAAATATTTATAGGGTAATATTTTTGGACAACGGATTTTATGCGAGATTAGACATAGACGGAGTTCCTCAATATTAATAGGTGGAAAGCTCACCATTTATTCTCCTAAACTAAAAGAGTTAATCAAAGAAGCGGATTTTGATAGCTGTGAGCCTAGCAGCTTGGTAGAAGGAATATTAGACGAAGTATTCTATTACCTAGGAAATAAGAGGAGCGAATTATTTACAAAGTACGATTCTCTCTTTGACAGTATTACGGAAGGAGAGATTAAAGACCTAAAGGTAATAAGGGATTTGAGGAGGGAAGTTGAGAATCTATATGCTGATTCTTCGTCACTTTACTACATGTCAAAGAAGTTGTCCAAATTCCTTAGATGAAATAGAGTTTGCCTACGAAAGGGCGGAAATATTAATAACTAGGTCAGCAGATCTTTACAATATTTAACTGAAGTTCAGAACGGATTGAACGTGATAATAAAGAAGTTAACCTCGATTTCATTCATATTTTTGCCCGTTACCGCAATTGCAAGCATTTACGCTGTGACTTATTCCTCTTTGCCTTCGAATTTTCTTACTCCTTATGCCTTAATTTTCCTTTCTCCTTTAATAATTTTGGGTATACTCCTCACAAGGAAGATAGGCTGGCTATAATCTCTTTTTAGCTACCACGAGATTTTTTAGAGAAGAAATTAAAGTGATAGTCCATCTGTTTTGTCAAATTTTTCTCATCACTTTTTGTATACCGCTGTAGTCGTAATACTTATTTATAGTTATGAGTAGTGAATTTCGTGAGCAGGCGGGTAATAGTTGGGATAATTAGCCTAATAGCTTTTGGTGTGTTTTTAGGCTTAGCTATGTATTTATACTCAATTGATCACATGTCTCCTACTCAATACAAGGTATATAGCCTGCAATGCACTCCGCCGTGGTATGCGGCACTATGGCCTATATTTCTTGAGTCAAGTTTACTGCTGTTGGGTATAGCTGTTCACTCTTTTATATACTCTTGTAGACATTGAGGTGGTGTGGATGTTGTCCATAATATACGAAATTATCATGTTCTACGGCTTTCAGTTTGATGATTATTGGACTACTATACTCGGAATAAAGAGAGGAGCGGAGGAGAAGAATCCTATCGCTTCTCCTTTCGCATCAAGTCCTCTATTACTTGCACTGTACAAGTTCGGCCTAGGTACGTTTGCGGCCATTCTAATTGTCCAATTTCCAGCTCTTAATATTTTACTATTTATTGATACAATCTTCGAGGCAATAATTACTTTCAATAACATCTTCGAATTGAATAAGATAAAGAGAAAAGAAAGAGGTTAAAAAGTAATAATTACGCTTTCTGTTAAATTAGTTAAGTTGAAACATGATATAAAATCTGACTTCCTCCCCGCCAGCGAGGGTTCCCCTCATCGATTCGCTCTTACATCCCTCATTTGAGGGGCAGTCGAGAGGCTCAGAGAACCCCTCCCATTAAGATTAACTACAGCAATTACATCACGGTCGTTCTCATAACCACATGAGCACTTAAACCAACGATGGGAAACCTCAACCATCTTTTGCCCACACTTAGGGCATGAGACTGATGAATAACTGGGATTAACAAACTCAACAATCATTCCATGCTTCTTAGCCTGCCAAGAAATCCAATACTGCAAACGACGATACTGCATAAGATACAGTTTATCGTGGAACTCCTTAGGTAGCTTTTCCACGTTCTTAATGAGGTTCCTGAGGTTCTCTAACTTAATGACGTTAGAACCCATCATTCTCGCTACTTCAACAACCCATTTCCCCACTTTTCTAGCAAAATCCTCCATGATTCTCCTAGCCTTTTGATGGAAGGAGTGAATCCTGTGAAGGATCCTCTTATTCTCCCTCCACCTCCTTGAATACTTCTTTTGCAAATTCTCAGCTAATGACTTCCAGTGGTGAACCTCTTCGAGACGAGTTGGAATCCTAACGTAGTTCTTATCGTCCTTCCCAACTACTATGTCAGCCATGTTAATGTCTACGGCAATACTTTCCTTTGGCTCAACTTTCCCTTCTTCCTCTTTCTCAAAAACTACCTTGAGGAAAGCACTCCTGTCTCTGACTACCAACCTGGCCTCCTTCATCCTCCAACTCAGGTAATCCTTCAAGTTTCTAGGATAACCTAGAATTTGAAGTTCACCAACACTAGTTATATTAACAGTCATTCTCTCGAAATCCACATTATAGCTAGCTTTAGGTGTTAACCATACAGTGGGTTTGTACACTCTAGGAAAACGCCCCCTCCTAGGATTATTATACCAACCCTTGTATATTGAAAGGGCATCCCTATAGCAGTCCTCAGCAACTTTAGACGGTAGATTATATTCCCCTCTTAACCTCGTGTATAACTCCTCGTGGACTTTAGAAAGCACTCCCTTCTCATTCGGGTTTTTCACGTTCCCCTTCAGCCAGAATAGGGTGAAACGGAGTGCTTTAACGTAGTTATTAACAAGGGCTAGGAGGGAATCAGATAGAGCGATCTTCATAGAAACAGTTGCTCTGATCGCTTTAGCCCTCCTAGCCATTGATAGAAAATCGGCAAAGAAGTATTTAAATATAAGGGGGCTATCCATCCCCGCCTGCGGGCTTTCCGCCCCCTTAACTCCCAATTTTTGTAAGCTTTTAAGATATGTTATAGAATTAACTATATAAAAAGTAGTTTATTACAAGAAAATTATGTATGTTATGAGCAATTCCAAATATAAATTGAATTAAGTAAGTTATATGTTTATTTTAATAAACTCGCTAACCTTTCTGTAGGTGAATCGTTAGAATCCCGTTCTTAAACTTTTTCTCTATAATTTTCCAGTTCCCAGGAGGTAAAGTTATTGCTTTCTTTCCTATATCCAGGACTCCGCTCTCAATCCTAACCTCAGGCTCTTCTTCAACTCTGCCTACAACGAATAATTCATTTCCTTTTGGTATGATTTCAAAGTCCTCTTCTTTTTCCTCTGGAACCTCATACTGCGGTTCTTCTTCCTTAGGTTCTTCTTCAATTCCCATCATCGCCCTCAACATTTTCTCTATACTTGAGGTCATTGAAGTTGGAGCCACAGCGTTCATAAGCCTTTGATAATCTTCGCTCTCCTTGGGGACTACTATTTTGCCGTCCTTGTTATCAAAAGTAACGTAGTAAATTACTATGCCGTCAAAGTTTGCCATCATTGATAAGCTTTTAACTAATCCTGACAAGGAATTCATGTCCTGTTTCTCTAATGCGTCTATTATTTTCCTTTCCAGTTCGTCCATAATGTATAATTTGATTAGTATAAAATAAACCTTTGCATAAACTTTAGTCCATCCTAATTTAGCAGAGAACGTAATCTGATTAAAGAAGTTGGGAAATAAAAGTGGGGAAAATTTAATATTTATCCTGGCTAGATATGATTATACTGTGGAAATAAAGGAAGTTGATGGTAAAGGTATGGTTTACTTAGGTAATGAGTATGCGGAAAACCTTCGAGAGAGTTAAAGACCTAGCTAAGGTAAAGCATTAGTTTTAGCCGTTATTCTGTGCATATTAACAATCACCTTTCTCATTGTCCGAGGATTGAGAAACTAACCACGCCGAAAAATAAGAGAATATATACATATTGACCTTCACAAATCTCTCGGATCTTTATTTATATTTTCTGATATTATAGAAAGTTATTTTTTCCTTCTTGTAGTCATGAAGCTTGTAGTAGAGAATTTTTATATCATTATATGAAACAAAACCTCTAATGTCATATTGAAATAGTACAAAATGAATGATAAATTTAATGAAAAGTAGAACATAGGAAATTCAATAAGAAGCATAAGTGAAATGACTACTCTCGAAGCTCATTTTATTACATGAGAAGCTATAATTTCTACTCCTTCCTCTTCAAGTTTCTTCTTTATCTTCTTGTCTACAAAGTTTGCTACGAGAAATATCTTAATTTTCTTATCCTTGTACTTAGCGGAGAATAGTTTTTTCCTTATAATTATTTGATCGTAAGCTCCCTTATCGGCAAGATTCTTTATCTCAAATACGTAAACGTAATCGTTTGTCTCATAAAAGTCTACTTCAAATACCTTACCTTTTTCTATTAATCCTTCCTCATCCTTTATCATGCCATGGACTACTTTCTTAGGATCAACCCCGTGCAGTTCTAATGCCTTCCTGTAAAGCTTTAGCATTGTTTTCTCCATTCCCTTTCCTGCCCTATTAGTAAAGCTTCCTACTTCTATTGAAAGTTTCATAACTGCCCTTTGTAATTTTCTCACTGCCTTCTGGAGGCCTTCAATAGCTTCTGTATGTTTATTCACAGTCTCTTGTAGAGACGCAATTGCTTCTCCTTGCTTTTTGACAGCCTCTTGAAGTGCAGTTATTGCTTCTGTATGCTTATTCACAGTCTCTTGAAGCGACTTAACAGTCTCTTGTAAAGACGCAATTGCTTCTCCCTGTTTCTTGACAGTCTCCTGAAGTGATGCTATTGCTTCTCCTTGCTTTTTAACTGCCTCTTGGAGTGATGCGATCGCCTCTGTATGCTTATTAACGGTTTCCTGTAAAGATTTTACGGCTTCTTGAAGTGCAGTTATTGCTTCTGTGTGCTTATTTACTGTTTCTTGAAGCGACTTAACAGTCTCTTGTAGAGACGCAATTGCTTCTCCTTGCTTTTTGACAGCCTCCTGAAGTGATGCTATCGCCTCACTGTGTTTATTTGACGCTTCTCTTAGCGATTTTATTTCTTGTTGTAGAGACACAATTGCTTCTCCTTGCTTTTTAATTTCTTCTTGTAAAGCTTTAACGCTAGCAATTGTTTCTTCTAACTTCTTTATAACTATTTCGTCCTTAAGTTTGTCGTAGATTTTATCGGCTAACGCTGAAAGTAGTTGTGGATTGTTAAGGATCTCGTCGGCTATTTTTCCACTCATATTTAATTACTTTGCTTCAAGATTTATAAATAATGAGGAGATAAATGAAGCTGACTTCCTCCCCGCCAGCGAGGGTTCCCTCATCGGTTCGGGATTACATCCCTCATTTGAGGGGCAGTCGAGAGGGTCAGAGACCACCTCCCATTGAGGTTCATGATTGCAATAACATCACGGTCGTTTTCATAACCACAAGCACACTTAAACCAACGATGGGAAACCTCAACCGCATTTGGGCCTTCTTTCAGGGATAGTTTCATTAATCACGGGATTAATAATGGATCCATTTTATGACTTCCTAATATGTACGCAATATCGTTGTTTATAGGCCACATGCTGGGAGATGTAGCTTTACCTTTCTTCTATAAGAAAATAAGGGAATTCAACGTGGTTTATCATTTAATAGCTCCTGTCGTCTCTTTCATTTTGGAATATAC from Acidianus ambivalens harbors:
- a CDS encoding thioredoxin family protein; protein product: MSYDPIIKQYSNVIKGLKIEECLADDLFDEMKVNNEIVKIEGCNRPVIKVEKEGRKFFTYYGVPEINELWPFLNALVRISSNTVHLQADEMELAKKLKGNLKLFVTATCTHCPAVAELFYQISIINESVNLEIYDVDVYEEYIDKYHVLSTPKIVYNEKEFPSFPPLILLKMLAKSTQ
- a CDS encoding histone deacetylase family protein; translated protein: MIGVIWDDRFLNISFSHPMIRDIAKARIRKFRELLDGIKDEILFIKPEPAKEEDLLIVHSKEYLRKLKEASNSPYIGFLDEGDTVHYPGMFDDILLILGGSLTTIKFSSFLDFIYIPLGGFHHALPCRAMGFCPINDIAIAAKILSKTRRVAILDVDAHHGNGIQRILYNDEILKINIFGYDGHFFPGDGKMDEIGEGKGKGLNLNVQLPRGSGDDAFAEALRVTQVLEDFRPDYLLVNAGVDGHKDDSLHFLNLSANSFNYLGQKVRRLQKELNFKVISYGGGGYGESSALCMFEYILGYLGKKDNPEEETKGNAERVKEEVDEILKTFYSIFVKNHS
- a CDS encoding sulfurtransferase TusA family protein, which produces MEELNLVSLECPEPFLKVSAKIMEIKGGEQLKVLYKDPKCDEMLLQLMDLANCQVLQHEEKDGVFTLIIEKKGEKKKVDLSDFTGC
- a CDS encoding RNA-guided endonuclease TnpB family protein, whose product is MARRGNKAIRATVSMKIALSDSLLALVNNYVKALRFTLFWLKENVKNPEEKGVLSKVHEELYEKLRGEYNLPSKVAEDCYRDALSIYKGWYNNPRRGRFPRVYKPTVWLTPKASYSVNFERMTVRIAGVGELPILGYPRNLKEYLSWRMKEARLVVKDGKAFLKVVFEKEEEGKVEPKESIAVDINMADIVVGKDDKNYVRIPTRLEEVHHWKSLAESLQRKYPRRWRENKRILNRIHSFHQKARRIMEDFARKVGKWVVEVARMMGSNVIKLENLRNLIKNVEKLPKEFHDKLYLMQYRRLQYWISWQAKKHGMIVEFVNPSYSSVSCPKCGQKMVEVSHRWFKCSCGYENDRDVIAVVNLNGRGSLSLSTAPQMRDVRANR
- a CDS encoding DUF5658 family protein, whose amino-acid sequence is MLSIIYEIIMFYGFQFDDYWTTILGIKRGAEEKNPIASPFASSPLLLALYKFGLGTFAAILIVQFPALNILLFIDTIFEAIITFNNIFELNKIKRKERG
- a CDS encoding RNA-guided endonuclease TnpB family protein; its protein translation is MARRAKAIRATVSMKIALSDSLLALVNNYVKALRFTLFWLKGNVKNPNEKGVLSKVHEELYTRLRGEYNLPSKVAEDCYRDALSIYKGWYNNPRRGRFPRVYKPTVWLTPKASYNVDFERMTVNITSVGELQILGYPRNLKDYLSWRMKEARLVVRDRSAFLKVVFEKEEEGKVEPKESIAVDINMADIVVGKDDKNYVRIPTRLEEVHHWKSLAENLQKKYSRRWRENKRILHRIHSFHQKARRIMEDFARKVGKWVVEVARMMGSNVIKLENLRNLIKNVEKLPKEFHDKLYLMQYRRLQYWISWQAKKHGMIVEFVNPSYSSVSCPKCGQKMVEVSHRWFKCSCGYENDRDVIAVVNLNGRGSLSLSTAPQMRDVRANR
- a CDS encoding Hsp20/alpha crystallin family protein — encoded protein: MDELERKIIDALEKQDMNSLSGLVKSLSMMANFDGIVIYYVTFDNKDGKIVVPKESEDYQRLMNAVAPTSMTSSIEKMLRAMMGIEEEPKEEEPQYEVPEEKEEDFEIIPKGNELFVVGRVEEEPEVRIESGVLDIGKKAITLPPGNWKIIEKKFKNGILTIHLQKG
- a CDS encoding DUF16 domain-containing protein, coding for MSGKIADEILNNPQLLSALADKIYDKLKDEIVIKKLEETIASVKALQEEIKKQGEAIVSLQQEIKSLREASNKHSEAIASLQEAVKKQGEAIASLQETVKSLQETVNKHTEAITALQEAVKSLQETVNKHTEAIASLQEAVKKQGEAIASLQETVKKQGEAIASLQETVKSLQETVNKHTEAITALQEAVKKQGEAIASLQETVNKHTEAIEGLQKAVRKLQRAVMKLSIEVGSFTNRAGKGMEKTMLKLYRKALELHGVDPKKVVHGMIKDEEGLIEKGKVFEVDFYETNDYVYVFEIKNLADKGAYDQIIIRKKLFSAKYKDKKIKIFLVANFVDKKIKKKLEEEGVEIIASHVIK